A stretch of DNA from Agelaius phoeniceus isolate bAgePho1 chromosome 4, bAgePho1.hap1, whole genome shotgun sequence:
TATTCTCAGGTGAAGTAGTAGTAATTCGGCATTTATAATTACATAGTAACATCCACAGAAATTCACTGTGGTGTAAGATACATGGCTACAGAGGAAAAACATGGATAAGAAATCCACCACAACTAAAGATCCTGTCTTTAGAGATATGCTTCATATAcatcaaaacaataaaaaaaagtagaccaaataaaaaaataaattatcatgTACACACTTTTCACCAAAACATGATATTTTCACCATTATAAAAAGTTACCTTCTGTTAGGAGAACTTGTAGTAGAATAAAAGCTTCTTGTAAAAGCTTTTACTCTTGCAATagcataaataatttttttaaaagcctgaACAATGCAGTCTTTTAAGTACTATTTTTAACTTTGTAGCTTGGTGTATCACTCTAACATTCTCAAATACAACATTCCAAAAACAACCCCTCTCTGGCATTTTGCCTTCTATTTCGAAGTTAACTTTAGCACCTCAGCTCATGTTAGAGGCTACAGTTTCCTCCATCACTCAGATTTGCCCTCCAATTGACATTTGTATCTCCCTTTCTTTAGAAGATCTTGCTCAATAACATTCCTTACTGTTATTATTTACCTTTTGCCCAGAATAATCTGAAGGATCTACAGCCAGAACTCCCTGTTCTTCAGTTTGTGTTACACTACATGCTGTTTCAACTTTCTTTGGCTTAAGACCAGGTTGCTGACTTTCTTCTTTTAGTTTTACgatatttttctttgttcctATACTTTCCTCTTTTCTCAGCTCTTCATAGGTGAAACCCAAAGAAGACATTAactcttttaaatttttattttctaaaataaagtTTGTATTTGCTTTCTGAAGTTCATCAAGCCGTTCTGAAGTTTCTTGCTTGATCCTGTCTATCTTTCTTTGCAGTACATGTTTTTCCTCCTGTAAGTCAGAAATGGTTTGATAACAGCTAGTTTTGCAGTCTTGGAGTTCTGAAACTAAGGTCCTGTATTTGTCTTGCTCACACTTTATCTCTGCCAAATGTGCCAACAAAGTTTCTTTTTCGCCTTCTGAAAGAGCTATTCTTTGtaaatttctctttctctcttgcaTTAATTCATTATATTTTGCTACACAGTTCTCCTTGTCTTGTAATAATTTAGCCATTTCTTTGAAGCacctgcttctttcttctttcaggTCAGAAAGCAGCTGGAAGTACCTCATTTTCCTTCCATTCAGGGATAGAGCACTCCCATGAAGTCTATTTGGTGAAATTGTCCATGAGTCTTTTTCAGAATTCCTATTTTTCTCTTCAACATATGAGAGATTGTTGGAAAAATTTGCAACTAAAAATGTTCCTGGAGTCATGGTGCTTTCTCCTGTGAGGTTATCATAACACCCATCTGCAACTTCTTTCTCATTAAGTAAGTTTTGGAATGAAACAACGTTAGCTTCATCTGCTGCTAAAACATATTGAAAATATGCATCCATCTCCTCTTCCAGGGCACACATCATCTGAGCATATTTGTCATTCTCCTGTTGTAATATGCTGACTTTTTGGGCGTAATTCTCATTCTCTTGCATCAGCAGAAATATCCTCTGAGAACACGCAGCCACTGCTTTTTCCAGTACAGATATTCTCACATTACATTCATTTCCAGCTTCCCAGGTTGATAGAGGACAGAAACACTTATAAAAACTTTTCCTTGGCTGGAATAGTTTGCTTATGCACACAGGCCTCTCTTGCAGAGGAAACAGCAATTTAAGTGGATATCTCTCTTCATCTGATGAAAAAAAGTTCTGAGAGTATTCATGTTGCACATTTTTAGCAGCTATTTTTTGACACGAGAAATCCTTATTTGGTTCATGGAGTTTCAAGGTCtgatctttcctttttttcaggcTGATATTGCTGGAGGGGCTTGTTTGGTGAGTTGGTTTCTCAGTCTGCTTTCCTTTCGCTTCCATTTCAATTATGTCTTCTCCATTACATCCTCTATTCACATCAGGGATGCAGTTTTCTgaagtcttttcttctttctccattCGTTCAGGACTCCCTCCAAAACACTTTTTAAAGGCTTTGGAATCAACAGGTAAACTTTGGGCACCCtgcatgctatggagactttcTCTGGCTACCACTCCTGGCTTCCCACGACTGAATAATTCAGTTTTGTAGGAAACTTTAGAACTTTCCTCAAGATCACAGGTCACCTGTTGTTGTTGGGCTTCATCATTCTGTATTTCCTCTCTTTCAGCTCTCCCTGTAAAGATTTTTTGGTGATACTTTTCATCATCCACATCTTTATCCAgacattttttttcacttgcactTCCTGGCAGaatttgcttgttttcccaaTGTTTTTCCATGTTGCATTCTTCTAGAGATGCTGTGAAAATTTCAGCCACAGTGGAAGACAAcattccatgaagaaattcagtAGCTCTGTCATAAAATCCTCCTTTTGCAACAATGCAAAGGCCATCAGGCCAAAGATTAGTATTTGTCTCACAGAAACTCAAATTCCTCACTTTCTTCTCAGTGGTGAAAGCTGCTATGTTACATCTTCCAGGTTCAAACAAGGTCAGTTGGAGCTTCTTCCTCATTAAGATTTCAACCACAGAAGCAGGGAATGTCTTCACTGGTGGAGTTACAGTGTGTTCCTTCAAGAGACAAAAGGTTTCTTCATCTTTGGTTTCCTTACTTGTCTCATCACTGGGTAACTTCTCAGAACAAGGGGGAAGCAGTCCTGCTGCATGATGACTTGGGGTACACCTGAGCAAAGTGAAACTGTCCTCTAGAGTATTTGCCCTCCGTGGTCCAAGGGTGACCTAATGACAGCAAATGAGAAATGTTTCAAGTTGAAAAATAATGCTACAGTATGTTACTAATCataatttgttttttccttgatACGCAAAATACTCGATTACAGATCaatgaggaaaaatatttccatacAAAGGgttttcaaattatttaaagACTTGCAACAAGAGTAATGTTAGAAATTAGGTATGAGTAATACAACCATTGTCTTAGTGCACATCTGTATTCACCTTGTAAAGCATCTGTAGTAGCTATAATTTAAAGCTGCTTTTATATTCACCTTTAAATACACCAACTCTTCATTTTCTGTCCAATTTCACATGCTCCCTGTGCACAAAGATAGCAAGAACAGCAGTTACTTTTCTTCTCACCTGCTCAGTCTCAGCTAGACCAGCAAATTTCACAAAGCCACTGGAACTGCATTCCAAAACTGGTACAAGGTCTTCTGGTAGCTCCTCCATCTGCTTTAGTCCCTCACAGCTACAGGCTGGTGTTTCTGTTACGGTAAAGCACTGGTAAATGTAATGTCACTCCCAGATAGTTACccaaaaagcaaacccaaagCCATCAGAGCAGATGTTCtgaatagaaaaatattttagtgaaAGAATGCTTAAAATTGCCTTCTGTACCAGCAACATACATCACCACTGATTCAGATACAAGCATGATGTTAGGCACGAAAATGAGCttcataaaaatcccataaatatCGAGGCCTAAACCAAGGTGTATTTGGGGTTCACGGTTTCCAGTTCCCAAAGCATttagaaatggaaaatacaTTTCATTACAGTGGGCAGGTAAAAACTTAGGGATTAAATTTACAGGTTAAAATTACTCAGTGCAGGTCTGCATTTACATACACTAAAATTTGCTATAAAAGTCTCATTAATTTATGTTGGAAGAATTTGCCTGATATAATCTGCCAAGAAAAGAGCTTTCATGTTGTTTGGTCTGAAGAGCAAATCTGTCTGCTGCATGGCATTCCCAAATACTATACTTCATCCAGAACATACAAAGTACCCCCTCACCTCTGTAGTTTCTTGAAAGTTCTAGGATTTCTTGTGAAAGCTCATATCTGAATAGTGGTAAACAATTATCATTTCACCTTCCCCAGATACGGTTTACAGATTAGGAGGATTTTCAAAAGGTTTACACTTTTTAAGTCATACACATACCATGAATGAAATCATCTTCACTTTATTGGCATGGAAATGAAAGGAATAAGTCAGATTTCTTTGCATACCAGACTCTTTATCATGTAGCAGCACAACTGGAGTTTGAGTAGCTCTGCTTCTGAGTGAATCCAAGACTGCCCTCCATTTTGGCTTCTGAACTTCATCCTGAATTAGATCTCCATTCTTAATGGGAAAGgggtggagaaggaaaaaacccacaggttatatatatatatacaggtGTTTGTGATATGAAAAACAGGCAAATAAATTTCCTTTGCTATTTTACATTCAAAAGACCCATTATTTCATTAGAACTGCTATTGTTTCATACAATTTTCTTATTTCAACATTTTccagtaaataatttttttttaataattcacAACATTTCCAGCTGTAATCATAAACTTTCCTTTAGTTTTCCCTTCATACTTTACAAATCattaaggaagaaattctgAGTCACAAGCACATAATATATCAGATCACAGGTGAAACAGTGGCTAAATTATATGGTCATCAACAAAGATGAAAGAAAGTCCAATCAAGTAGGGAATAAGACTAATCGTTCAGTGTCCAGCTACAAAGACAATTGTTCCTAGGTTGGAAGAACTCCAAGTGGAATAACCATTCTGAacaaaattttgtttttccattGATAATTTAATTGCATATTTCATATTCTGTTCTTGACATTTATGTTGAGTCCCTGATTGAATTTGAAAATTTTGACACTTCCTGATGCAAAGCAGATATCCCTATTGCTTGACAACAGCAGGTCACATTTCACATGCACTGTGCTCATTTTCAGTAAACAGAAGAATCAGATTTGACTGTCTCAACAAAAACACATCATTGAGACAGTAACCAAAACAGCTACACCACAGAAACCAAGACAACACAGGCACTTTTGTCTTCCTGCAGTGCTTTGCATCAAAagccagaagaaaataaatctgatCACTTTGCACTGAgctgcaattttaaaattacatatgCATGGAAAGGCAATGACTTCCAAGTCTTCAGTTCCTAGTGAGTCAGAAAAGGCTGCTGATTTTCCACAGGACCACCAGtgagaataatttttatttcagtccAAGTCAGCTGCCTCATTGTTGTGCTCTATCAAAAGATCTTGACTGGGAGGCACTTAAGTGGAAACCACAACACTTCCAAGATTTCTTCCCTTATTTTCTCAGTAATATCAACtaatagaatagtttgggttgaaaggtatcttaaaggtcatctagtttCAACcaccctgccatgagcagggacaccttccaccagaccggGTTGCTCatgccccatccagcctggtcttgaacactcccaggggcAGGGCATCCAAAACCTCTCTGTGCAACCTGTTTGAAACTAATGCCAATTCCCTGAAACACAACCATTCCTTTCCTCCaccttttaatttatttctttacagaTATCAACTCTTGATTTAAATGTGGGTACTGTGAAAAGAAAGTTACACAAAATGATGAATAAGACACAAGGCTCGGGTGGCAAAACATCACACTGAGAAATCAAGACCTCAGCTGTCATGTGGAAGCTGCAGAAAGATTCATTGCTTGGTTTTGTCATACTTTTCCCTCACCTTCAACAGACCCCCCTAATGCTCACATGTAGAAACTGATAAGCTCTCACAGAGCCACATGTAACaagctgcttttttttggtGTATGTTCATTTCTCATTCAGGCATGTACTGCAACTGGAATACTGCAGACAGGATGCTGAGTTTGGAAATTCAAGTTTTCCACAAGATTTACTTGGAGACTACACTTCACCATGAGATGCAGTTCACCTCTTGTATTGCACACAATTTCTCATTCTTATAGCTGTTGATGGAGTATGATGAGATCAAATAGGATTTTTCTTGTAACTGTTTTGGCTTAAATACTACAAGATCGAGGTGCTGAGACTGAGAAATTCTATTTTAATACATGCTGGTAAAACTCCAGATAAAGGGGGAAAACCCTTTTCAGTTTTACAGAAAAAACACCAGATGTCTCCCTCCTTCTTTTATCAtggaaactgattttttttcccctgctataTCAAGTCATTTTCTACTAGAAAAATGCAAGTGTACTTGCAGTACCAAAATAGGAGGAAGAGACAATCAGAAATGCAGAAGGCACAGGATTTAATGCTGCTGATTCTATACACAGTATTTAAAGAACACTATCCACTCTGCAGCAGAGTAAAGTAAAATTAAGGCCTGTTCATTTATACCAAAGACTGGGTAACTGAGACTCTAGTCTCCTATGACACCAGAAATGTAAGTTAATACTTCAAAAATAAATGGTCAGAAAGCTTCTTGTAGAGGAAAAAATAGGC
This window harbors:
- the C4H4orf50 gene encoding uncharacterized protein C4orf50 homolog isoform X1, which produces MVRARGCHKKCTARTGEGLLTRQRSVKIATSWVFQELEDAGTPEEKVNSAGEENLTLRIKELEKSREKLKGVLEDCVESNSILRNRMKELELSHKTLLVRIDQLCVKLDRVENANLRIKGKLQSIQEDLIHLVGSQKKSEKKHKEKLHWLQEQLKTKEDEIKSQSEYFEHYKRRQRQQTAVLRKRDCHLQDEVSRLEKQVLDLNAHVALLTSKLEEGMVQHLQQKLQSVCSGTQGCKDPGREEMEWKTCIENVEHDLKSHLKAFQQNLKFLREKEENTRREQADLLTELQCSQDTEDFLRTKLEESHHHVYSLKLSVIKLQEKVEELLNENRTLKDEGTMKLKKKKEKYSERTRLVDGDNSVNLVSQLNGDLIQDEVQKPKWRAVLDSLRSRATQTPVVLLHDKESETPACSCEGLKQMEELPEDLVPVLECSSSGFVKFAGLAETEQVTLGPRRANTLEDSFTLLRCTPSHHAAGLLPPCSEKLPSDETSKETKDEETFCLLKEHTVTPPVKTFPASVVEILMRKKLQLTLFEPGRCNIAAFTTEKKVRNLSFCETNTNLWPDGLCIVAKGGFYDRATEFLHGMLSSTVAEIFTASLEECNMEKHWENKQILPGSASEKKCLDKDVDDEKYHQKIFTGRAEREEIQNDEAQQQQVTCDLEESSKVSYKTELFSRGKPGVVARESLHSMQGAQSLPVDSKAFKKCFGGSPERMEKEEKTSENCIPDVNRGCNGEDIIEMEAKGKQTEKPTHQTSPSSNISLKKRKDQTLKLHEPNKDFSCQKIAAKNVQHEYSQNFFSSDEERYPLKLLFPLQERPVCISKLFQPRKSFYKCFCPLSTWEAGNECNVRISVLEKAVAACSQRIFLLMQENENYAQKVSILQQENDKYAQMMCALEEEMDAYFQYVLAADEANVVSFQNLLNEKEVADGCYDNLTGESTMTPGTFLVANFSNNLSYVEEKNRNSEKDSWTISPNRLHGSALSLNGRKMRYFQLLSDLKEERSRCFKEMAKLLQDKENCVAKYNELMQERKRNLQRIALSEGEKETLLAHLAEIKCEQDKYRTLVSELQDCKTSCYQTISDLQEEKHVLQRKIDRIKQETSERLDELQKANTNFILENKNLKELMSSLGFTYEELRKEESIGTKKNIVKLKEESQQPGLKPKKVETACSVTQTEEQGVLAVDPSDYSGQKGSMFESYSMMKEKVRKVEEQLKIQQKELEKSKKEAQKWYRELGFAETRCEETKTRLMQALSELDHLKQEVGDKMQGKQHCKLMPVYTLKDAQEKEVNKIASKRLEQQVLTLKAQLRDQAALQSQFHGLQNEVELLQAQLCEKEKELQKRKSEVKLTLAPLKAKLACLTQKCQERNSFIRRMHDEFHRQGFINSAFDEEMKSLVNDMTLAEYMAAFTPMCNQVMLPSSTDVSQAKGQPEDRVAGAKGSRRIGSASGDSQPGMGGPHSSPLTPKLCAGSSIGVTSPERITALH
- the C4H4orf50 gene encoding uncharacterized protein C4orf50 homolog isoform X6 — protein: MVRARGCHKKCTARTGEGLLTRQRSVKIATSWVFQELEDAGTPEEKVNSAGEENLTLRIKELEKSREKLKGVLEDCVESNSILRNRMKELELSHKTLLVRIDQLCVKLDRVENANLRIKGKLQSIQEDLIHLVGSQKKSEKKHKEKLHWLQEQLKTKEDEIKSQSEYFEHYKRRQRQQTAVLRKRDCHLQDEVSRLEKQVLDLNAHVALLTSKLEEGMVQHLQQKLQSVCSGTQGCKDPGREEMEWKTCIENVEHDLKSHLKAFQQNLKFLREKEENTRREQADLLTELQCSQDTEDFLRTKLEESHHHVYSLKLSVIKLQEKVEELLNENRTLKDEGTMKLKKKKEKYSERTRLVDGDNSVNLVSQLNGDLIQDEVQKPKWRAVLDSLRSRATQTPVVLLHDKESETPACSCEGLKQMEELPEDLVPVLECSSSGFVKFAGLAETEQVTLGPRRANTLEDSFTLLRCTPSHHAAGLLPPCSEKLPSDETSKETKDEETFCLLKEHTVTPPVKTFPASVVEILMRKKLQLTLFEPGRCNIAAFTTEKKVRNLSFCETNTNLWPDGLCIVAKGGFYDRATEFLHGMLSSTVAEIFTASLEECNMEKHWENKQILPGSASEKKCLDKDVDDEKYHQKIFTGRAEREEIQNDEAQQQQVTCDLEESSKVSYKTELFSRGKPGVVARESLHSMQGAQSLPVDSKAFKKCFGGSPERMEKEEKTSENCIPDVNRGCNGEDIIEMEAKGKQTEKPTHQTSPSSNISLKKRKDQTLKLHEPNKDFSCQKIAAKNVQHEYSQNFFSSDEERYPLKLLFPLQERPVCISKLFQPRKSFYKCFCPLSTWEAGNECNVRISVLEKAVAACSQRIFLLMQENENYAQKVSILQQENDKYAQMMCALEEEMDAYFQYVLAADEANVVSFQNLLNEKEVADGCYDNLTGESTMTPGTFLVANFSNNLSYVEEKNRNSEKDSWTISPNRLHGSALSLNGRKMRYFQLLSDLKEERSRCFKEMAKLLQDKENCVAKYNELMQERKRNLQRIALSEGEKETLLAHLAEIKCEQDKYRTLVSELQDCKTSCYQTISDLQEEKHVLQRKIDRIKQETSERLDELQKANTNFILENKNLKELMSSLGFTYEELRKEESIGTKKNIVKLKEESQQPGLKPKKVETACSVTQTEEQGVLAVDPSDYSGQKGSMFESYSMMKEKVRKVEEQLKIQQKELEKSKKEAQKWYRELGFAETRCEETKTRLMQALSELDHLKQEVGDKMQGKQHCKLMPVYTLKDAQEKEVNKIASKRLEQQVLTLKAQLRDQAALQSQFHGLQNEVELLQAQLCEKEKELQKRKSEVKLTLAPLKAKLACLTQKCQERNSFIRRMHDEFHRQGFINSAFDEEMKSLVNDMTLAEYMAAFTPMCNQV
- the C4H4orf50 gene encoding uncharacterized protein C4orf50 homolog isoform X12, producing MVRARGCHKKCTARTGEGLLTRQRSVKIATSWVFQELEDAGTPEEKVNSAGEENLTLRIKELEKSREKLKGVLEDCVESNSILRNRMKELELSHKTLLVRIDQLCVKLDRVENANLRIKGKLQSIQEDLIHLVGSQKKSEKKHKEKLHWLQEQLKTKEDEIKSQSEYFEHYKRRQRQQTAVLRKRDCHLQDEVSRLEKQVLDLNAHVALLTSKLEEGMVQHLQQKLQSVCSGTQGCKDPGREEMEWKTCIENVEHDLKSHLKAFQQNLKFLREKEENTRREQADLLTELQCSQDTEDFLRTKLEESHHHVYSLKLSVIKLQEKVEELLNENRTLKDEGTMKLKKKKEKYSERTRLVDGDNSVNLVSQLNGDLIQDEVQKPKWRAVLDSLRSRATQTPVVLLHDKESETPACSCEGLKQMEELPEDLVPVLECSSSGFVKFAGLAETEQVTLGPRRANTLEDSFTLLRCTPSHHAAGLLPPCSEKLPSDETSKETKDEETFCLLKEHTVTPPVKTFPASVVEILMRKKLQLTLFEPGRCNIAAFTTEKKVRNLSFCETNTNLWPDGLCIVAKGGFYDRATEFLHGMLSSTVAEIFTASLEECNMEKHWENKQILPGSASEKKCLDKDVDDEKYHQKIFTGRAEREEIQNDEAQQQQVTCDLEESSKVSYKTELFSRGKPGVVARESLHSMQGAQSLPVDSKAFKKCFGGSPERMEKEEKTSENCIPDVNRGCNGEDIIEMEAKGKQTEKPTHQTSPSSNISLKKRKDQTLKLHEPNKDFSCQKIAAKNVQHEYSQNFFSSDEERYPLKLLFPLQERPVCISKLFQPRKSFYKCFCPLSTWEAGNECNVRISVLEKAVAACSQRIFLLMQENENYAQKVSILQQENDKYAQMMCALEEEMDAYFQYVLAADEANVVSFQNLLNEKEVADGCYDNLTGESTMTPGTFLVANFSNNLSYVEEKNRNSEKDSWTISPNRLHGSALSLNGRKMRYFQLLSDLKEERSRCFKEMAKLLQDKENCVAKYNELMQERKRNLQRIALSEGEKETLLAHLAEIKCEQDKYRTLVSELQDCKTSCYQTISDLQEEKHVLQRKIDRIKQETSERLDELQKANTNFILENKNLKELMSSLGFTYEELRKEESIGTKKNIVKLKEESQQPGLKPKKVETACSVTQTEEQGVLAVDPSDYSGQKGSMFESYSMMKEKVRKVEEQLKIQQKELEKSKKEVYFCFQNYS
- the C4H4orf50 gene encoding uncharacterized protein C4orf50 homolog isoform X4, which translates into the protein MVRARGCHKKCTARTGEGLLTRQRSVKIATSWVFQELEDAGTPEEKVNSAGEENLTLRIKELEKSREKLKGVLEDCVESNSILRNRMKELELSHKTLLVRIDQLCVKLDRVENANLRIKGKLQSIQEDLIHLVGSQKKSEKKHKEKLHWLQEQLKTKEDEIKSQSEYFEHYKRRQRQQTAVLRKRDCHLQDEVSRLEKQVLDLNAHVALLTSKLEEGMVQHLQQKLQSVCSGTQGCKDPGREEMEWKTCIENVEHDLKSHLKAFQQNLKFLREKEENTRREQADLLTELQCSQDTEDFLRTKLEESHHHVYSLKLSVIKLQEKVEELLNENRTLKDEGTMKLKKKKEKYSERTRLVDGDNSVNLVSQLNGDLIQDEVQKPKWRAVLDSLRSRATQTPVVLLHDKESETPACSCEGLKQMEELPEDLVPVLECSSSGFVKFAGLAETEQVTLGPRRANTLEDSFTLLRCTPSHHAAGLLPPCSEKLPSDETSKETKDEETFCLLKEHTVTPPVKTFPASVVEILMRKKLQLTLFEPGRCNIAAFTTEKKVRNLSFCETNTNLWPDGLCIVAKGGFYDRATEFLHGMLSSTVAEIFTASLEECNMEKHWENKQILPGSASEKKCLDKDVDDEKYHQKIFTGRAEREEIQNDEAQQQQVTCDLEESSKVSYKTELFSRGKPGVVARESLHSMQGAQSLPVDSKAFKKCFGGSPERMEKEEKTSENCIPDVNRGCNGEDIIEMEAKGKQTEKPTHQTSPSSNISLKKRKDQTLKLHEPNKDFSCQKIAAKNVQHEYSQNFFSSDEERYPLKLLFPLQERPVCISKLFQPRKSFYKCFCPLSTWEAGNECNVRISVLEKAVAACSQRIFLLMQENENYAQKVSILQQENDKYAQMMCALEEEMDAYFQYVLAADEANVVSFQNLLNEKEVADGCYDNLTGESTMTPGTFLVANFSNNLSYVEEKNRNSEKDSWTISPNRLHGSALSLNGRKMRYFQLLSDLKEERSRCFKEMAKLLQDKENCVAKYNELMQERKRNLQRIALSEGEKETLLAHLAEIKCEQDKYRTLVSELQDCKTSCYQTISDLQEEKHVLQRKIDRIKQETSERLDELQKANTNFILENKNLKELMSSLGFTYEELRKEESIGTKKNIVKLKEESQQPGLKPKKVETACSVTQTEEQGVLAVDPSDYSGQKGSMFESYSMMKEKVRKVEEQLKIQQKELEKSKKEPVYTLKDAQEKEVNKIASKRLEQQVLTLKAQLRDQAALQSQFHGLQNEVELLQAQLCEKEKELQKRKSEVKLTLAPLKAKLACLTQKCQERNSFIRRMHDEFHRQGFINSAFDEEMKSLVNDMTLAEYMAAFTPMCNQVMLPSSTDVSQAKGQPEDRVAGAKGSRRIGSASGDSQPGMGGPHSSPLTPKLCAGSSIGVTSPERITALH
- the C4H4orf50 gene encoding uncharacterized protein C4orf50 homolog isoform X9, with translation MVRARGCHKKCTARTGEGLLTRQRSVKIATSWVFQELEDAGTPEEKVNSAGEENLTLRIKELEKSREKLKGVLEDCVESNSILRNRMKELELSHKTLLVRIDQLCVKLDRVENANLRIKGKLQSIQEDLIHLVGSQKKSEKKHKEKLHWLQEQLKTKEDEIKSQSEYFEHYKRRQRQQTAVLRKRDCHLQDEVSRLEKQVLDLNAHVALLTSKLEEGMVQHLQQKLQSVCSGTQGCKDPGREEMEWKTCIENVEHDLKSHLKAFQQNLKFLREKEENTRREQADLLTELQCSQDTEDFLRTKLEESHHHVYSLKLSVIKLQEKVEELLNENRTLKDEGTMKLKKKKEKYSERTRLVDGDNSVNLVSQLNGDLIQDEVQKPKWRAVLDSLRSRATQTPVVLLHDKESETPACSCEGLKQMEELPEDLVPVLECSSSGFVKFAGLAETEQVTLGPRRANTLEDSFTLLRCTPSHHAAGLLPPCSEKLPSDETSKETKDEETFCLLKEHTVTPPVKTFPASVVEILMRKKLQLTLFEPGRCNIAAFTTEKKVRNLSFCETNTNLWPDGLCIVAKGGFYDRATEFLHGMLSSTVAEIFTASLEECNMEKHWENKQILPGSASEKKCLDKDVDDEKYHQKIFTGRAEREEIQNDEAQQQQVTCDLEESSKVSYKTELFSRGKPGVVARESLHSMQGAQSLPVDSKAFKKCFGGSPERMEKEEKTSENCIPDVNRGCNGEDIIEMEAKGKQTEKPTHQTSPSSNISLKKRKDQTLKLHEPNKDFSCQKIAAKNVQHEYSQNFFSSDEERYPLKLLFPLQERPVCISKLFQPRKSFYKCFCPLSTWEAGNECNVRISVLEKAVAACSQRIFLLMQENENYAQKVSILQQENDKYAQMMCALEEEMDAYFQYVLAADEANVVSFQNLLNEKEVADGCYDNLTGESTMTPGTFLVANFSNNLSYVEEKNRNSEKDSWTISPNRLHGSALSLNGRKMRYFQLLSDLKEERSRCFKEMAKLLQDKENCVAKYNELMQERKRNLQRIALSEGEKETLLAHLAEIKCEQDKYRTLVSELQDCKTSCYQTISDLQEEKHVLQRKIDRIKQETSERLDELQKANTNFILENKNLKELMSSLGFTYEELRKEESIGTKKNIVKLKEESQQPGLKPKKVETACSVTQTEEQGVLAVDPSDYSGQKGSMFESYSMMKEKVRKVEEQLKIQQKELEKSKKEAQKWYRELGFAETRCEETKTRLMQALSELDHLKQEVGDKMQGKQHCKLMMLPSSTDVSQAKGQPEDRVAGAKGSRRIGSASGDSQPGMGGPHSSPLTPKLCAGSSIGVTSPERITALH
- the C4H4orf50 gene encoding uncharacterized protein C4orf50 homolog isoform X3, with protein sequence MVRARGCHKKCTARTGEGLLTRQRSVKIATSWVFQELEDAGTPEEKVNSAGEENLTLRIKELEKSREKLKGVLEDCVESNSILRNRMKELELSHKTLLVRIDQLCVKLDRVENANLRIKGKLQSIQEDLIHLVGSQKKSEKKHKEKLHWLQEQLKTKEDEIKSQSEYFEHYKRRQRQQTAVLRKRDCHLQDEVSRLEKQVLDLNAHVALLTSKLEEGMVQHLQQKLQSVCSGTQGCKDPGREEMEWKTCIENVEHDLKSHLKAFQQNLKFLREKEENTRREQADLLTELQCSQDTEDFLRTKLEESHHHVYSLKLSVIKLQEKVEELLNENRTLKDEGTMKLKKKKEKYSERTRLVDGDNSVNLNGDLIQDEVQKPKWRAVLDSLRSRATQTPVVLLHDKESETPACSCEGLKQMEELPEDLVPVLECSSSGFVKFAGLAETEQVTLGPRRANTLEDSFTLLRCTPSHHAAGLLPPCSEKLPSDETSKETKDEETFCLLKEHTVTPPVKTFPASVVEILMRKKLQLTLFEPGRCNIAAFTTEKKVRNLSFCETNTNLWPDGLCIVAKGGFYDRATEFLHGMLSSTVAEIFTASLEECNMEKHWENKQILPGSASEKKCLDKDVDDEKYHQKIFTGRAEREEIQNDEAQQQQVTCDLEESSKVSYKTELFSRGKPGVVARESLHSMQGAQSLPVDSKAFKKCFGGSPERMEKEEKTSENCIPDVNRGCNGEDIIEMEAKGKQTEKPTHQTSPSSNISLKKRKDQTLKLHEPNKDFSCQKIAAKNVQHEYSQNFFSSDEERYPLKLLFPLQERPVCISKLFQPRKSFYKCFCPLSTWEAGNECNVRISVLEKAVAACSQRIFLLMQENENYAQKVSILQQENDKYAQMMCALEEEMDAYFQYVLAADEANVVSFQNLLNEKEVADGCYDNLTGESTMTPGTFLVANFSNNLSYVEEKNRNSEKDSWTISPNRLHGSALSLNGRKMRYFQLLSDLKEERSRCFKEMAKLLQDKENCVAKYNELMQERKRNLQRIALSEGEKETLLAHLAEIKCEQDKYRTLVSELQDCKTSCYQTISDLQEEKHVLQRKIDRIKQETSERLDELQKANTNFILENKNLKELMSSLGFTYEELRKEESIGTKKNIVKLKEESQQPGLKPKKVETACSVTQTEEQGVLAVDPSDYSGQKGSMFESYSMMKEKVRKVEEQLKIQQKELEKSKKEAQKWYRELGFAETRCEETKTRLMQALSELDHLKQEVGDKMQGKQHCKLMPVYTLKDAQEKEVNKIASKRLEQQVLTLKAQLRDQAALQSQFHGLQNEVELLQAQLCEKEKELQKRKSEVKLTLAPLKAKLACLTQKCQERNSFIRRMHDEFHRQGFINSAFDEEMKSLVNDMTLAEYMAAFTPMCNQVMLPSSTDVSQAKGQPEDRVAGAKGSRRIGSASGDSQPGMGGPHSSPLTPKLCAGSSIGVTSPERITALH